TACCATCGTCGAAACGTCGGTGGCAATGACCGCCGACATGCACGAGCATCTCGGGCAATTGATCGCTTACGCGCGGATGAACGGCGTCGTTCCGCCGTGGAGCAAGTGACCAGGCGCTGAAGCGCGTCGTCGTCAGTTCACCGCTCTTTGCCGCCCGTGCCAAAGAGATCGAAAAAGGTCCCGAATACGTTGATCCCGTCCCAGAGCTGCTGCAGGTCAAGCTTTTCATTCGGCGAATGAAGCCCATCGTCGGGGAGACCGATTCCGCTCAGCAGCACCGGCGCCCCGCCGCGGGCGAGGTCGCTGACGATCGGAATCGATCCGCCGGCGCGTACCGGCACCATTCCCTTGCCCACCACGTCGGCAAAGGCGCGGTCGAGCAGTCCGAACGCGGCGTGGTCGACGTCGACCTGCACCGGGTCGGAACCGTGAACGAAGCGGACCTCGATGTCGGCGTAGTCCGGCGCAGCTCGATGACATGCGTCGCGCAGCTGATCGCGCGCGAACTCGTAGGACAATCCGGGGACGAGCCGCATCGACACCTTCGCCGTCGCCACCGCGGGGATCACCGTCTTCGCTCCCTCGCCGGTGAACCCGCCGCGAATGCCGTGGATCTCGAAGGTCGGAAGCGCCCAGGTCCGCTCGAACACCGAACGATCAGGCACACCAACCACCGCGCGCCCGGTGATCTCCTCGTGCATGAACGTCTTCTGATCGAACGGCAATGAACTCCACGCGTCGAGTTCGGTCTCCGTCGGCGGATCGACGCGGTCGTAGAGCGCCGGCATGGCGATCACGCCGTCGCGGCCCTTGATGTCGGTCAGCATCCGGCAGAGCGTTTCGATCGCGTTGGGCGCGACGCCTCCGTAGGTGCCGGAATGCAGGTCGCGTTGCGCCGTCCGGACTTCGATTTCGGCGTAGCAGATCCCGCGCAGTGCGGTATAGATCGCCGGCCAACCCTTCGCGTAATACGACATGTCGCAGACCAGGATCGCATCGGCGTGCGCGCGCCCCGGCTCCCGGCGCAGCAGCTCCTCGATCACGTGGCCGCCGCACTCTTCCTCACCCTCGATCAGGAACCGCACGTTGAGCGGGGGACGCTTCCTGTCATCGAGCACCGCTTCGTACGACTTCATGAGGCAGAAGACCTGCCCCTTGTCGTCGACCGCGCCGCGTGCGAAGACCTTTCCGTTCCGAACGGTCGGTGTGAACGGCGGGGAGATCCATTCGTTGGCCGGATCAGTCGGCTGCACATCGTAATGGCCGTAGATCAGCAGCGTGGGCGCCCCCGGGACGGCAGGGCTCTCCGCCCAGACAACCGGATGTCCATCGCCTTCGAGCAGCGTCGCGGTGCATCCCAGCGCAGTCAGCTGATCGCGGACCCACTCGGCGGCACGCCGGCAGTCTTTCGCGTGCTCGGGGAGCGTGCTGATGCTCGGAATCGAAAGAAAGTCATTCAATTCCCCGAGCAGGCGTTCCTGCTCACGTGCCACGAACTGCTGATCCATCGAATTCTCCTGCGATGTTGAGCCGCTAGTGTCCTGTGTCGGCCGGCGAAGCCGGTACGGCAGTGCGATGCAGTGCCACCCGCATCCGCTTGAACGCCTCGTCGCCGTGCGCATCGCCCACGAGCTGCTGCAGGCGGTACACCGACTTGATCAGGTCGTTGCCATTGCTTCGATCCCAATCGTCGAAGAGCTCGAGATTGGTCCGGTACAGCCGCACACCGATCAGCGCGGCATTGTTGATCGGGCGCACCGGTGCGTGGACGACGTGATAGGTGTGCAGGATCGGTCCGAACCCCGTTTCCAGCGTGTCCTCGCTCCATCGCGCGATGACCGCCCGTCCGCTGTCGTTCGCCGCTGGCGGAAGCTTCAATGCATACAGTGAATCGAGGCGATCGAGGAGGAGGGAGTAGTAGGTGCCGAGCGTCTGCTCATCCTGCCAGCGTCCCTCGGCCCGGAGTGCCACCGCGGTGTCTCCCCGCGAGAGGAAGAACATCTGCGTCGCGCGATAGCCGACCCACTGTGCGAAGCTCTCGTTGAAGTCGGTCGCGCCCTTCACCCACAACGTGTTGTGCGCGATTTCGTGAAAGACCGTCGCGGCGAGCTCCATCGAATCGGGGGTCAGTGCCGTCGACAGGAGCGGATCGTTGAACCAGCCGAGGGTCGAGAAGGCGTCCGAGGGCCGGAGGTTCACGTCATCGCCGCGCTTGGCATACTTGGAGGCGGCGGCCTGCGCATCCTTGAAGTTGAAGAACCCCTTGTATGGCACGCGTCCGGCAATGGGATAGCGCCACGTCACGGGGCAGATGCAGTTGCGGGGCGACGCCGTCAGCACCAGCAGGAGGGTATCGCGACCCACGTCGCTGTAGGTGGTGTACGTCTCTTTGGCTTCGAGACCGAGCTCAGCGGCGTACTCGCGGACATCGAGGACGAGCTTTGCCTCTTCCTTGAGGGCAGCCGGGGTCTTGCGGTCGAGCGCGAGGTGGCTGATTGGGACGCGGTGATCGAGGATCCGGATCTCCTCGATCCCGGCCCGTGACAGATACCGGACCTGGTCGCTCGCCACGTAGGCGCCTCCGAAGCCGAGCAGGAGCGCCGCGGCTGCGATGATCAATCCCATCTTCCAGCGCCTTCTTCTCACCATGCCGTGGAGCGCCCGATGAAGGCGCCGGAAATCCCCTTGGTCACGCCCGCTCCGTGATCCGGTAAAATCGATCTAAGCCTAAGCGGGACAATGACTTTTGACAATCGTCAAGGAACTCGATACGATTCGCCGGTGACTACGCGGACCCGGTGACAAGATGGCCTTTGTCCACCTCCATACTCATAGCGAATTCTCGCTTCTCGACGGCGCAAACCGGCTCCCCGAGCTGGTCAAGCACGTCAAGAAGCTGGGGATGGACTCGCTGGCCGTCACCGACCACGGCAACCTCCACGCGGCCCGCCATTTCTATGACGAGGCTCGAGACCATGGGATCCGCCCGATCCTGGGATTCGAGGCATATCTCGCCTTCGGACCGCGGCAGGCGCAGGCTCGGCCCCAGTGGGCGCCGGCCAATTACTCCCACCTGGTGCTCCTGGCGCAAAATCAGGCCGGCTACCGGAACCTGGTCCGGCTCTCGTCCATCGGGTTCACCGAGGGCTTCTACCGCCGGCCCAGGATCGACCGCGAGGTCCTCGAGGCCCACAGCGAAGGGATCATCTGCCTGGCGGCGTGCCTCTCGGGCGAGGTAGCACTCTGGCTCCGGCAATCGAAGTACGACAAGGCGAAGGAGTCGGCCGAGTGGTTCGCGCGGGTGTTCGGGAAGGAGCGCTTCTTCCTCGAGATTCAGGACCACGGCATCCCGGAGGAATCGCTGGTTGCCAAGGGAATGGTCGAGCTGGGGCGCGACCTTGGTCTCGGCGTGGTGGCGACCAATGACGCGCATTATCTCCGTCGCGACGATGCGGAGGCGCACGACGTCCTCCTCGCGATCGGCACCGGCAGCGACCTCGACGATCCGAAGCGCTTCCGGTTCACCGGGAGCGAATCGTACGTCAAGAGCGAGCCGGAGATGCGCAAGCTCTTCCCCGACCAGCTCGACGCGATCGAACTGACCCAGACGATCGCCAATCGGTGCGAATTCGATTTCGAAAAGCGGTACTTCCTCCCCAACTTTCCACGGCCAGCGGAGTACGCCAGCGACGAAAATCTCCTGCACGATCTTGCCACGAAGGGCGCGAAGGAACGGTACGGCGATCCGCTTTCCGACGTGGTGCAGGCTCGCCTTGATTACGAGCTGTCGGTCATCGACCAGGCCGGATACGCCGGGTACTTCCTGATTGTCGCCGACTTCATCGCGGCGGCACGGGAGCGCGGCATTCCGGTCGGCCCGGGCCGTGGTTCGGCGGCGGGGTCGCTGGTGGCGTACTCGCTCAGGATTACCGACGTCGATCCGCTCAAGTTCGATCTCCTTTTCGAGCGGTTCCTCAATCCCGAACGCGTGTCGATGCCCGATATCGATGTCGACTTCTGCTTCGAACGGCGCGGCGAGGTGATCGAGTACGTCCGCCAGCGCTACGGCCGCGAATCGGTCGGCCAGATCATCACCTTCGGGACGATGAAGGCGCGCGCCGCGGTGAAGGATGTGGCGCGGGTACTCAAAGTCCCTGCCGGCGATGCCGACAAGCTCACCAAGCTGATCCCGTCCGCGCCGGGATTCTCGCTGACGATTCCCGAGGCGCTCAAGCGGGTCGATGAACTGAAGACCGCCGTGCGCGACAATCCCGCGCTCGACCGCGTCTTCCAGTTCGCCTCGCGGATCGAGGGACTGTCGCGCCACGCCTCGGTGCACGCCGCCGGCGTGGTAATCGCGCCGGGTCCGCTGGCGGAATACGTCCCGGTCTGCACGGCGCCCGCGAAGGGGCAGGCTGCCGACGGCGAAGACGCGATCATCTGTCAGTACGACATGGGGTCGCTCGAGAAGGTCGGGATGCTCAAGATGGATTTCCTCGGCCTCAAGACGCTGACGGTGATCCACGACGCGGTAGAGACGGTGGCGGCGCGCACCGGTACACGCCTCGACATGGCGACGATTCCACTCGACGATCCGGCCGTGTACGACCTGCTGCGCCGGGGCCGGACCGCGGGGATCTTCCAGTTCGAATCCGCGCTTGCGACCGACACACTTCGCAACATGAAATGCGATCGCTTCGACGATCTCGTCGCGTCGAACGCGCTGCTTCGCCCGGGACCGCTCGACACCGGGATGCACCTCGTCTTCGTGAAGCGGAAGCTCGGGCAGGAAGCGGTCACCTATCCCGATCCGCTCCTCAAGGATCTGCTCGAACCAACGTTCGGCGTCATCACCTATCAGGAACAGGTGATGCGGATCGCGAACATCATGGCGGGGTTTTCGCTCGCCGAAGCCGACATGCTCCGCAAGGCGGTGGGAAAGAAGGACGCCGAGCTGATTCGGAAGGAGCTGAAGCGGTTCGTCGATCGCGGCGTGGCGCTGGGGCGTTCGCCGAAGGTGATGGACGAGCTCTCCGCGCAGATCGAGACGTTCGGCCGGTACGGCTTCAACAAATCGCACGCGGTCGCGTACACCGTGCTGTCGTACCAGACCGCGTGGCTCAAGACGCATCACTCCGCCGAATTCATGGCCGCGCTCCTGTCGAGCGAAATCGGCTCGACCGACAAGGTGGTGCAGTACATCAACGAAGCCCGCGAGCTCGGCCACACCG
This region of Gemmatimonadales bacterium genomic DNA includes:
- a CDS encoding M20/M25/M40 family metallo-hydrolase, which translates into the protein MDQQFVAREQERLLGELNDFLSIPSISTLPEHAKDCRRAAEWVRDQLTALGCTATLLEGDGHPVVWAESPAVPGAPTLLIYGHYDVQPTDPANEWISPPFTPTVRNGKVFARGAVDDKGQVFCLMKSYEAVLDDRKRPPLNVRFLIEGEEECGGHVIEELLRREPGRAHADAILVCDMSYYAKGWPAIYTALRGICYAEIEVRTAQRDLHSGTYGGVAPNAIETLCRMLTDIKGRDGVIAMPALYDRVDPPTETELDAWSSLPFDQKTFMHEEITGRAVVGVPDRSVFERTWALPTFEIHGIRGGFTGEGAKTVIPAVATAKVSMRLVPGLSYEFARDQLRDACHRAAPDYADIEVRFVHGSDPVQVDVDHAAFGLLDRAFADVVGKGMVPVRAGGSIPIVSDLARGGAPVLLSGIGLPDDGLHSPNEKLDLQQLWDGINVFGTFFDLFGTGGKER
- a CDS encoding aminopeptidase; this encodes MGLIIAAAALLLGFGGAYVASDQVRYLSRAGIEEIRILDHRVPISHLALDRKTPAALKEEAKLVLDVREYAAELGLEAKETYTTYSDVGRDTLLLVLTASPRNCICPVTWRYPIAGRVPYKGFFNFKDAQAAASKYAKRGDDVNLRPSDAFSTLGWFNDPLLSTALTPDSMELAATVFHEIAHNTLWVKGATDFNESFAQWVGYRATQMFFLSRGDTAVALRAEGRWQDEQTLGTYYSLLLDRLDSLYALKLPPAANDSGRAVIARWSEDTLETGFGPILHTYHVVHAPVRPINNAALIGVRLYRTNLELFDDWDRSNGNDLIKSVYRLQQLVGDAHGDEAFKRMRVALHRTAVPASPADTGH
- the dnaE gene encoding DNA polymerase III subunit alpha, whose translation is MAFVHLHTHSEFSLLDGANRLPELVKHVKKLGMDSLAVTDHGNLHAARHFYDEARDHGIRPILGFEAYLAFGPRQAQARPQWAPANYSHLVLLAQNQAGYRNLVRLSSIGFTEGFYRRPRIDREVLEAHSEGIICLAACLSGEVALWLRQSKYDKAKESAEWFARVFGKERFFLEIQDHGIPEESLVAKGMVELGRDLGLGVVATNDAHYLRRDDAEAHDVLLAIGTGSDLDDPKRFRFTGSESYVKSEPEMRKLFPDQLDAIELTQTIANRCEFDFEKRYFLPNFPRPAEYASDENLLHDLATKGAKERYGDPLSDVVQARLDYELSVIDQAGYAGYFLIVADFIAAARERGIPVGPGRGSAAGSLVAYSLRITDVDPLKFDLLFERFLNPERVSMPDIDVDFCFERRGEVIEYVRQRYGRESVGQIITFGTMKARAAVKDVARVLKVPAGDADKLTKLIPSAPGFSLTIPEALKRVDELKTAVRDNPALDRVFQFASRIEGLSRHASVHAAGVVIAPGPLAEYVPVCTAPAKGQAADGEDAIICQYDMGSLEKVGMLKMDFLGLKTLTVIHDAVETVAARTGTRLDMATIPLDDPAVYDLLRRGRTAGIFQFESALATDTLRNMKCDRFDDLVASNALLRPGPLDTGMHLVFVKRKLGQEAVTYPDPLLKDLLEPTFGVITYQEQVMRIANIMAGFSLAEADMLRKAVGKKDAELIRKELKRFVDRGVALGRSPKVMDELSAQIETFGRYGFNKSHAVAYTVLSYQTAWLKTHHSAEFMAALLSSEIGSTDKVVQYINEARELGHTVLAPDVAESGFKFTVVGDKRIRFGLGAVRNVGAGAIESIIAARSGGAFRSFEDFVKRIDTRLCNKRVLESLIAAGACDAFGQRAQLTAAVDQTIAAAQLLQQEIAAGQGSLFGEAVAASHAPEATLPDVPAWTEAERLAKEK